One Oryza glaberrima chromosome 10, OglaRS2, whole genome shotgun sequence DNA segment encodes these proteins:
- the LOC127785628 gene encoding F-box protein At4g35930 isoform X1: MGTGSVTVKQKKRVKHTKNKYLKPGALAQIRYSRSTSRDIGKKRILLNVDKDELPQEEAAFENTEPMMSPKRLNFEPFSGTKGQVMPITPKTPQSDELSDGHSRLESLPLELLIKIICCLHHDQLNIVFHVSKRIRKAVELARQYHFNYTTPDRSRQELLQHTTPLPTEHWPFMSRIDGKDVRISTPRTPKAPKHAPRLARLELLDFKPITAVLFPDTFPSKRLRRSMPPGLPRPVSKAASSTRVLLYEEELCEAVAQNKLL; this comes from the exons ATGGGTACTGGATCAGTTACCGTGAAACAAAAGAAGCGAGTAAAGCACACCAAGAACAAGTACTTGAAACCTGGCGCTCTCGCCCAGATTCGTTATAGCAGGAGCACAAGCAGGGATATAGGAAAGAAAAGGATTCTGTTGAATGTGGATAAGGATGAGTTACCGCAGGAGGAGGCTGCATTCGAAAACACTGAACCTATGATGTCGCCTAAAAGGCTCAACTTTGAGCCATTTAGTGGAACTAAGGGGCAGGTAATGCCAATAACTCCAAAGACTCCTCAGTCAGATGAATTATCTGATGGTCATTCAAGACTTGAATCACTTCCACTTGAATTGCTG atCAAGATCATTTGTTGCTTGCACCATGATCAGCTGAATATTGTTTTCCATGTTTCAAAAAGGATCCGGAAGGCA GTTGAATTGGCGAGGCAGTACCATTTTAACTACACTACCCCAGATCGAAGCAGACAGGAACTACTCCAGCACACCACTCCTCTTCCAACAGAACATTGGCCTTTCATGAG CAGGATTGATGGCAAGGATGTGCGGATTTCTACCCCAAGAACCCCAAAGGCTCCAAAACATGCTCCTCGGCTTGCGCGCCTTGAGCTGCTTGATTTCAAGCCAATCACTGCTGTTCTTTTCCCAGACACATTTCCTTCAAAACGTCTGCGCCGTTCAATGCCACCAGGATTGCCAAGGCCTGTGTCCAAAGCTGCATCCTCGACTAGAGTTTTACTGTATGAGGAGGAGCTTTGCGAAGCGGTGGCACAGAATAAGCTTCTTTGA
- the LOC127785628 gene encoding F-box protein At4g35930 isoform X2: MGTGSVTVKQKKRVKHTKNKYLKPGALAQIRYSRSTSRDIGKKRILLNVDKDELPQEEAAFENTEPMMSPKRLNFEPFSGTKGQVMPITPKTPQSDELSDGHSRLESLPLELLIKIICCLHHDQLNIVFHVSKRIRKAVELARQYHFNYTTPDRSRQELLQHTTPLPTEHWPFMRIDGKDVRISTPRTPKAPKHAPRLARLELLDFKPITAVLFPDTFPSKRLRRSMPPGLPRPVSKAASSTRVLLYEEELCEAVAQNKLL, translated from the exons ATGGGTACTGGATCAGTTACCGTGAAACAAAAGAAGCGAGTAAAGCACACCAAGAACAAGTACTTGAAACCTGGCGCTCTCGCCCAGATTCGTTATAGCAGGAGCACAAGCAGGGATATAGGAAAGAAAAGGATTCTGTTGAATGTGGATAAGGATGAGTTACCGCAGGAGGAGGCTGCATTCGAAAACACTGAACCTATGATGTCGCCTAAAAGGCTCAACTTTGAGCCATTTAGTGGAACTAAGGGGCAGGTAATGCCAATAACTCCAAAGACTCCTCAGTCAGATGAATTATCTGATGGTCATTCAAGACTTGAATCACTTCCACTTGAATTGCTG atCAAGATCATTTGTTGCTTGCACCATGATCAGCTGAATATTGTTTTCCATGTTTCAAAAAGGATCCGGAAGGCA GTTGAATTGGCGAGGCAGTACCATTTTAACTACACTACCCCAGATCGAAGCAGACAGGAACTACTCCAGCACACCACTCCTCTTCCAACAGAACATTGGCCTTTCATGAG GATTGATGGCAAGGATGTGCGGATTTCTACCCCAAGAACCCCAAAGGCTCCAAAACATGCTCCTCGGCTTGCGCGCCTTGAGCTGCTTGATTTCAAGCCAATCACTGCTGTTCTTTTCCCAGACACATTTCCTTCAAAACGTCTGCGCCGTTCAATGCCACCAGGATTGCCAAGGCCTGTGTCCAAAGCTGCATCCTCGACTAGAGTTTTACTGTATGAGGAGGAGCTTTGCGAAGCGGTGGCACAGAATAAGCTTCTTTGA